The genomic stretch CGAGATATGCGGCGAGTACCTCTCCAAGGGCAAACAGGTCTACATAGAGGGCAAGCTCCAGACGCGCCAGTGGGACGACCGCGACGGCAACAAACGCTACACCACCGAGATTGTGGCCAACACCATGCAGATGCTCGGCCGTCCCGACGACCGTCCCCAGCAGGTCCGGCAGCCCGCCGAAGGGGCGGTATCGGCCGCCGAACCGCCGCCCATGGACATGGACGACGTACCCTTTTGAGGGGAACCCCTTTAAGGGGAACCCCTGAGCGGAACCCCGCTCCTCTCCCCTTTCGTTCACCGGCGGAGACTTCCTGAAGAAGGTGCCCCCCTTCAAAGACGTTCAGCGCGAGGGGCGGCCTCTCCCTCTATCGCCAGGCGACAGAGGGAGAGGCCGCCCCTCGTGTTATTTAGCCCCATCGTATGTTATTCGCATCTTCGGCTGTACCGGGGGTTCGGCCCGCGCCAGGCGGGATCTTTTACGCCTTTGCGGCCCGAACCCCCGGCACAGCCTCCGAGGCAGCCGGCGCGGGCAAGACGCCCCCTTCAAAGACTTTTAAGGAAGCTCTGATTAATTACCCTGGGGGAAACTTTCTGTAGAAAGTTTCCCCCAGACCCCCTTCAAAGACTTTTAATTCCCTGCGGATCATCCCGATTTTGCTTGCAAAATCGGGATGATCCGCAGGGCGTTAAA from Deltaproteobacteria bacterium encodes the following:
- a CDS encoding single-stranded DNA-binding protein, whose protein sequence is MAGVNKVILVGNLGADPEIRYTPSGVAVANFSVATTESWTTKDGVRETRTEWHRIVAFRKLAEICGEYLSKGKQVYIEGKLQTRQWDDRDGNKRYTTEIVANTMQMLGRPDDRPQQVRQPAEGAVSAAEPPPMDMDDVPF